The Thermoleophilia bacterium sequence TCGCTGTCGAGGACCGCCTCTCCCCACGGCGCGGCGATCTCGGCCGCCTCGAGAATCTCCGGCTGTTCGCTCTCGTAAGGCGCCCGGGCGGTCCGGGTGAAGTCGAGCAGGTCGCCGGAGGAGCCGTGCGCCGAGTCGATGATGCGCCGGATCGCCTCGAGGTTGAAACCCTCCCCCTGGAGCTCGCGGATCAGGGCGATCCGGCCGATGTGCTCCTCGTCGTAGAAACCGGTGCGGCCGACGACCTCGGGCGGATCGAGCAGGCCACGCGACTGGTGCGCCCGGATGTTGCGCACGGTCATGCCGGTGCGCAGGGCGAGATCCTCGATCGTGATGCCCCCTGATCCGGTCTCGGGTTCAGTTTCGGGTTCTGTGTCGGTCTGGGACATCGGGTGAGATGATCGTAAGGGGTGACCCCCGGGCCCGGTAAGGGTCATTCCCAATAGACAGGAACCGCCCTACCCCTAACCCTTGCCCCATGAACTCAAACACAAAAGACAAAAGGCTCACCAGATCCCGTGACGACCGCTTCATCGGCGGCGTCGCGGCGGGCATCGCCCGGCGGCTCGGCATCTCGATCAAGACGGTCGAGGCCCACGCCAGCTCGGTGCTGCGGAAGCTCCAGCTCTCGACCCGCCACGAGCTCAGCCGATGGGCAGCGGAGCGCGACCTGATCGACTAGGCCAATACGGCGCGGAGTTCCGTGACCAGCCGGTCGACGTCTTCGATCTCCGTGTCCCACGAGGCAACCAGCCTGATCAGACCGACGTCGCCGAGTTCGAACACCAGCGGCTGGTGCGGGAGGCACCGTCGCGCAAAGACCCTCGCTTTTTCAAGTTCGATTGCGATGAAGACGAGGTTGGCCTCTGTCGGCTGGGCGAGCTCGACCCCGTCGATCCAGGCGACCGCCTCCGAAAGCGCGGCGGCCATGTGGTTCGCGTTGCCGGCGAGCTCCCTCCACAGCTCGCCTTCGAGCAGGGCGTTCAGCTGGGCCGAGACAAAACGCATCTTCGAAGCGAGCTGGAGCGAGCCCTTGCGCAGTACTTCGAAGCCTTCGGCCAGCCCCGGTTCGCGGAAGACCACCGCTTCCCCGAAGAGCGCGCCGTTTTTGTTGGCCCCGAAGCAGAGTACGTCGACCCCGCACTCGAGACTGATTTCGTTCAAGCCGAGATCGAGCGAGGCGGCAGCGTTCGCCAGCCGGGAGCCGTCCATGTGGAGAAGCATCCCGTTCTCGTGCGCGAAGTCGGCCAGCGCACCGACCTCCGCAGGTGTATAGACCGTGCCGAGCTCGGTCGCCTGGGTGATCGAGACCACGGCCGGCCAGGCGGCGTGCGGCAGGTCGGCGCGGTCGGCCAGCTTTGTCGCGGCGATTTCGGGGGTGAGCTTGCCGTCCGGGGTGGGCGCGCCCAGCAGCTTGAGGCCGGCGATCGCCTCCGGCGCCGCGGTCTCGTCGATCGCCAGGTGGGCGGTCTCGGCGCAGATCACGGCCTGGTGCGGCCGGGCCATCGCCCGCAGGGCGGCGACGTTGGAGCCGGTCCCGTTCATCATCGGGAAGATCACCGAACCGCCGCCGAATTCGGCTTGGCTCGCCTCCGCGAGGCGGGCCGTCTCGGGATCGCCCCCGTACGAGGTGACGTGCCCCTGGTTGGCTTCCGCGATTGCCGCGAGGATCGCCGGGTGTGCCCCCGAGGAGTTGTCCGAAGCGAATCCGCGCGAGGTGCTCATCGCACCAGAGTATTCCGCCACCCACGGCCGGAGTCCTTTCGGTAACCCATCCAATAAACTGCGCCCCCAGCTGGCGGAGTGTCCGAGTGGTTAAAGGAGACCGGCTGTAAACCGGTTGGCTCAGCCTACGTAGGTTCGAATCCTACCTCCGCCACTTTCAGTTCCCGCGCCCCGGATCGCCCGGCCGGGCGGTCGGTCAGCCGCCTCGTCTCGAGCACGAAGCTCCGGTCAAGGCATTGCGGACCGGGTCAATGCCTGGCAGTTGAGCCATTTCACCTATAAGGTCCGACTTATAGGACGTTATCGGCTATAATGTCCTTTGAAAGGGACTTTATATGAGAACCTCAACCTCACCCACACCAATTCCGATAAGACGTGCTCTCCGCGACATCGGCAACAACCTTCAGGCCTGGAGGAAGCTCCGCGGCCTGACCCAGAGCCAGCTCGCCGATCGAGCCGCGGTCGCAAGGACGACAGTCATCCGGCTCGAGCAGGACAACGGCAATGTGAGTCTGGAGAACACTTTGCGAGTCCTAAACGCACTCGGCATCCTGGAAAACCTGCCGAGTGCCGTTGACCCATACGAAACGGACCTCGGTCGCCTCCGGGCAGACGAACAGCTTCCGGTACGAGTTCGACCCCGAAGCTTTGGCAGCGACGATGCCTGACCGCGAAATCGAAGTAGTCGTCTGTCTCGGACGAGACGAAGTCCTGGCGGGCAAGCTCTGGTCCCACCGGCGACGTGGCATCGAGTCGATGACCTTCAGCTACGACGCCGGCTACATCGAATTGCCAGACGCATATGAGCTCGACCCGAGCCTGCCCTTGTTCACAGGGGGTCACCAGACTCCGACCGGGCGCGAGATTTTTGGTGCTTTTTCTGATTCCGTTCCAGACCGCTGGGGACGCCGCCTCATCGCGAGAACGGAAACCAAGCGCTCCAAGCGCGACGGAACGGCTCAAAGAAGCTTTGGCGAAATCGACTACCTTCTCGGTGTCCGCGATGACCTGCGTCAGGGTGCGTTGCGTTTTCGTGAGCCAGGAATTGACGATTTCCTGGCTTCGGAAAGTACGGGCGTGCCGGCCTTCGTGGGACTTCCGAAACTGCTGAGTGCCGCAGAACACCTGGAGCAAGGTGAAGAAAACGAGGAAGATCTTGCTCTTTTGCTCCGCGGCGGAAGTTCGCTCGGTGGCGCCAGGCCCAAGGCCCACGTGATCGGCCAGGGAGGGCGAATAGCAATCGCCAAGTTTCCGAGCCCCGGGGCGGACGAATGGGATGTGATGCGGTGGGAGTACGTCGCCCTTCAGCTCGCCAGAGAGTCTGGAATCAAGGTTCCCGACTTCGAGCTGCAGGAAGTTGATGGCAAACCGGTGTTGGTCGTCTATCGATTCGACCGCGCGGCTGACCTGCGAATCGGGTACGCAAGCGCGATGACGATGCTCGGGTTGCGAGATGACGATCGGGCGAGCTACCTCGACATCGGCGAAGTAATCAGCAACGAGTCGCCACATGCGACCGATGACTTACATGAACTCTGGCGCAGAATGGCGTTCTCGGTCGTGATCTCGAATTTCGACGACCACCTGCGCAACCACGCGTTTCTTCGCAAAACCAGTGCCGGGTGGTCACTTTCGCCGGCCTTCGACATGAATCCGGATCCGGGGCCGGGCGAGCGCCACCTGCACACCGCAATCGACCACGAAGACACGAGCGCGAGTGTGGATCTCCTAATTGATGTGGCGGCAGAGTTTCGGCTGACTGAAGAGGCAGCGCTCAGAGTTCTCGGTGAAGTCAGTGCGGCAACCTCACGCTGGCGCCAGGTCGCGGAGCCGGTGGGCCTCGAGAGAGAGATCGACTTGATGGAACCGGCGTTTGAGCACGAAGCGGCGATCCGCGCGAGAGATCTGGCCGCCTGAAACAGGCTTGGCTTTTCAGCCGCCTTCGCGCAGGCCCTGGGCTTCAGGCAGGCTCTTGATCTTCCGCAGGGTGCTGGTCTCGATCTGGCGCACGCGCTCGCGGGTGACGCCGAAGGCCTCGCCGCATTCCTCGAGGGTGCGCGGGTTGAGGCCGCCGAGGCCGTACCGCATGACGAGAACCTGCCGTTCGCGCTCGGAGAGTCCGTCGAGGACCTTGCGCACGCCTTCGCTCCGCATGTTGAGCGAGGCTTCGTCGAAGGGCTCCATCGCGTTCTCGTCGCGCACCAGGTCGACCAGCTCGGTCTCTTCCCCGTCGCCGACCGGCTTCTCCAGGGAGATCGGCGCCTGGGAGACGCGCCAGACGTCCCTCACCTCCTGCACGGTCCAGCCGAGCTCGTCGGCGATCTCGAACGGCTCCGGCTCGCGGCCGAGGTCCTGGACCAGCTGGCGCTCGACGAAGTGAACCCGGTTGAGCTTCTCGACCATGTGGACCGGGATCCGGATCGACCGTGACTTGTCGGCGACCGCGCGGGTCACCGCCTGGCGGATCCACCAGGTGGCGTAAGTCGAAAATTTGTAACCACGGCGGTAGTCGAACTTCTCAACTGCACGGATCAGGCCGAGTGAGCCTTCCTGGATCAGGTCGAGGAAGCTCAGGCCGCGGCCGAGATAGCTCTTCGCGATCGAGACCACCAGGCGCAGGTTGGCCTCGACCATCTGGCGCTTGGCCTCCATGTCGCCGCGTTCGATGCGCTTGGCGAGCTCGACCTCCTGGGCGGCGTTCAGCAGGTCGACCTGACCGATCGAACGCAGGTAGAGCCGCAGCGAATCGAGATTGGCCTCGGTGCCGGCGTCGGCAACCGGGGGCGGCGGTGCGGCGACTTCCTCGACCGGACTGCGCGAGGTCGCGTCTTCCTTGGTGATGACTTCAATGCCCTGTTCGGTCAGGTGGGCGTGCAGTTCCTCGATCTGTTCGCGATTGACGTCGAGGTCGGAAACGGCCTTGGCGATAGCTTCGTAAGTCAGGTACCCCTGCTTACGACCAGCCGCGATCATCACTCGCAGCTCTTCGCTATCCACTTCCATTGACGCCCCCGTGCCTGGGTTTTCGGTGTTCAGACAATCTGTTTTCCCCAGGCGGGGAATTATAGGACAGCAGCGTCTTCCGACCGATTCCGCGCCCCCGGACGCCTCGGACGGTTAGGCTTCGATACCTGACAACGTGCGATCCCAGGTTTAGGAACCGAACATGATCAATCCAGAAATAACAGCTTCCCCGAAGGGGATCGACGCACAGGCATCCGCCCCGGCCACCCGCGTGAGCCTCTCGCGGGTCGGCGTGACCGGCGTCGAGAAGGTGATCAGCCTCGGTGAGGCGGGTCACTACCACGCCGAGCTCGAATGCTTCGTCGATCTCGGCCCCGACCAGGCCGGCGTCCACATGTCTCGCTTCGAGGAGAACGTCGCCGAAGCGATCGAAGAGGTGATCGCCTCGGAATCGATGCGAGCCGAGAAGCTTGCCGCCCGGATCGCCGAACTCGTACGGGATCGCCAGGGCGGCATCCGGGCCGAAGTCTCGATCAAGGCGAACTACGCCGAGACCGTGCCCGCACCGGTCTCCGGCATCGCCAACCAGCAGATCTACACCCTGCTCGGCACCGCGGTCGCCTCAGCCGAAGCTACCCGCACGGTGACGGGAGTCCAGGCCCAGGGCATGACCGCCTGCCCGTGCGCCCAGGGCATGGTTGCCGACCTCTCCCGCGAACGGCTCGAAGCGCGCGGGTACACCGAGGGTCAGATCGACGAGATCATCGACACCGTGCCGATCGCCACCCACAACCAGCGCGGAATCGGCACCCTCCACATCGGCTGCGCCGAAGGCTCGGCCACCGACATCGACGCGCGGGACCTGCTGCGCCTGGTCGAGAGCTCGATGAGTTCCGAGATCTACGAACTGATGAAACGCCCGGACGAGCTGGCCGTGGTCGCCAAGGCCCATTCCCAGCCCCGCTTCGTCGAGGACTGCGTGCGCGAGATGCTGCGCCAGGTGGTCGAGAACTATTCCGGGCTCTCGGCGAACGCCTTCATCATGGCCCGCCAGGAGAACCTCGAGACGATCCACCGGCACAACGTGGTCGCCGAGCGGTTCGGACTGCTCGGGGACCTGCAGGACGAGATGGCCAGCGACCGCCATACCCGGCGTCACGTCTCGATGCGGGAGTGGCTCGAAAGCTGAGTGCCCGGCTCAGCCGAGCAGGTCCTGGTCGGGCCGATGCTCCTCGTGGCGACGCTGTTCCGCGATCCGCTTGCGCAGGCCGAAGAAGTAATCCAGGCCGCTGACCACGGTTGCGACCACCGCGACATAGACCAGCACGTCGACCCAGACCGGAGCCGGGTTAAAGGTGATCAGCGCGAACACCGCGCCGATCTGCAGCACCGTCTTGACCTTGCCCATCCAGCTGGCGGCAATGACCACGCCGCGCTCGGCGGCGATCGAGCGCAGTCCGGTGACCGCGAACTCCCGGGCGATGATGACCATCGCCACCCAGGCCGGCAGCCGGTTAAGCGAGACCAGAGAGACCAGCGCGGCAGTAATCAGCAGCTTGTCGGCCAACGGGTCCATCAGCTTGCCGAAGGTGGTGATCGAATCCCGGGAGCGGGCGATGTAACCGTCGAGCCCGTCGGTCATCGCGGCGAGGGCGAAGACGATCGCGGCCAGGGTGTCGCCGTTCGGCGTACCGTCGAGCAGGGCCACGACCACGACCGGCACCGCGAGGATCCGCAGGAGCGTCAGGGCGTTCGGAATGTTCAGTGGTACCAAGTCGGGTCCTCTGAAACACCGCCGCCGGGCAGTATCAGCTCTCTGTCTTGCTCTTCTCGGACGGCTTCGACGTGGCCGGGTCGGAAGCCTCGGCCTTGGTCAGCTCGTCCGGGTCATCGTCTTCGGGGCGATCGATGCTGCCCTTGAAATTGCGGAAGCCCTGACCGACCGCGCGGGCCGCCTGCGGGATGCGTTTGGGCCCGAGGATGATGATCACGATCACCAGGAGGATGCCGAGTTCGAGCGGGCCGATATTTGGAAGAAAGCCGATTGGCATAGGGACCTAGTCTAAGGCCAGATGCCCCGGCTCCTTGCGCCGGCGTGTAAGAATGGGGTTATGGAGGGAGCAGGCAGGGAAGATCAGGGATCGGATGGCCGCAGGCTGAGGGTCCGCTTCGGCGTCATCGCGGGCTTGATCGCGCTGGGACTGGTCTTCGGTGTGGCTCCGACCGTCGGCGACGGCCTGAACCGCCAGGCTGAGATCGCCCCCGCCCCGGCCGTCGGCACGGTGCCCGCGACCGAGGCCCAGGTCGTGGCCGGAAACATCGCCGCCAACGGCGCCGTGCTCTCCGCCGCGAAGAAGAAGCAGAGCAAGGTCAAGCTGATCACGATCCAGTCCCGCATCACCGATTCCGAAACGCCGATCCTGACCGAAGAAGGCAAGGGCAGCTACGTCAGGCTGGTCTGCCCGGACGGAGCGGTCGCCGTTTCCGGCGGCATGCTGAC is a genomic window containing:
- a CDS encoding PspC domain-containing protein — translated: MNSNTKDKRLTRSRDDRFIGGVAAGIARRLGISIKTVEAHASSVLRKLQLSTRHELSRWAAERDLID
- a CDS encoding sigma-70 family RNA polymerase sigma factor; protein product: MEVDSEELRVMIAAGRKQGYLTYEAIAKAVSDLDVNREQIEELHAHLTEQGIEVITKEDATSRSPVEEVAAPPPPVADAGTEANLDSLRLYLRSIGQVDLLNAAQEVELAKRIERGDMEAKRQMVEANLRLVVSIAKSYLGRGLSFLDLIQEGSLGLIRAVEKFDYRRGYKFSTYATWWIRQAVTRAVADKSRSIRIPVHMVEKLNRVHFVERQLVQDLGREPEPFEIADELGWTVQEVRDVWRVSQAPISLEKPVGDGEETELVDLVRDENAMEPFDEASLNMRSEGVRKVLDGLSERERQVLVMRYGLGGLNPRTLEECGEAFGVTRERVRQIETSTLRKIKSLPEAQGLREGG
- a CDS encoding type II toxin-antitoxin system HipA family toxin; translation: MAATMPDREIEVVVCLGRDEVLAGKLWSHRRRGIESMTFSYDAGYIELPDAYELDPSLPLFTGGHQTPTGREIFGAFSDSVPDRWGRRLIARTETKRSKRDGTAQRSFGEIDYLLGVRDDLRQGALRFREPGIDDFLASESTGVPAFVGLPKLLSAAEHLEQGEENEEDLALLLRGGSSLGGARPKAHVIGQGGRIAIAKFPSPGADEWDVMRWEYVALQLARESGIKVPDFELQEVDGKPVLVVYRFDRAADLRIGYASAMTMLGLRDDDRASYLDIGEVISNESPHATDDLHELWRRMAFSVVISNFDDHLRNHAFLRKTSAGWSLSPAFDMNPDPGPGERHLHTAIDHEDTSASVDLLIDVAAEFRLTEEAALRVLGEVSAATSRWRQVAEPVGLEREIDLMEPAFEHEAAIRARDLAA
- a CDS encoding GTP cyclohydrolase I FolE2: MINPEITASPKGIDAQASAPATRVSLSRVGVTGVEKVISLGEAGHYHAELECFVDLGPDQAGVHMSRFEENVAEAIEEVIASESMRAEKLAARIAELVRDRQGGIRAEVSIKANYAETVPAPVSGIANQQIYTLLGTAVASAEATRTVTGVQAQGMTACPCAQGMVADLSRERLEARGYTEGQIDEIIDTVPIATHNQRGIGTLHIGCAEGSATDIDARDLLRLVESSMSSEIYELMKRPDELAVVAKAHSQPRFVEDCVREMLRQVVENYSGLSANAFIMARQENLETIHRHNVVAERFGLLGDLQDEMASDRHTRRHVSMREWLES
- a CDS encoding twin-arginine translocase TatA/TatE family subunit, with the translated sequence MPIGFLPNIGPLELGILLVIVIIILGPKRIPQAARAVGQGFRNFKGSIDRPEDDDPDELTKAEASDPATSKPSEKSKTES
- a CDS encoding helix-turn-helix transcriptional regulator — encoded protein: MRTSTSPTPIPIRRALRDIGNNLQAWRKLRGLTQSQLADRAAVARTTVIRLEQDNGNVSLENTLRVLNALGILENLPSAVDPYETDLGRLRADEQLPVRVRPRSFGSDDA
- the pgsA gene encoding CDP-diacylglycerol--glycerol-3-phosphate 3-phosphatidyltransferase — translated: MNIPNALTLLRILAVPVVVVALLDGTPNGDTLAAIVFALAAMTDGLDGYIARSRDSITTFGKLMDPLADKLLITAALVSLVSLNRLPAWVAMVIIAREFAVTGLRSIAAERGVVIAASWMGKVKTVLQIGAVFALITFNPAPVWVDVLVYVAVVATVVSGLDYFFGLRKRIAEQRRHEEHRPDQDLLG
- a CDS encoding threonine aldolase, giving the protein MSTSRGFASDNSSGAHPAILAAIAEANQGHVTSYGGDPETARLAEASQAEFGGGSVIFPMMNGTGSNVAALRAMARPHQAVICAETAHLAIDETAAPEAIAGLKLLGAPTPDGKLTPEIAATKLADRADLPHAAWPAVVSITQATELGTVYTPAEVGALADFAHENGMLLHMDGSRLANAAASLDLGLNEISLECGVDVLCFGANKNGALFGEAVVFREPGLAEGFEVLRKGSLQLASKMRFVSAQLNALLEGELWRELAGNANHMAAALSEAVAWIDGVELAQPTEANLVFIAIELEKARVFARRCLPHQPLVFELGDVGLIRLVASWDTEIEDVDRLVTELRAVLA